A DNA window from Centropristis striata isolate RG_2023a ecotype Rhode Island chromosome 10, C.striata_1.0, whole genome shotgun sequence contains the following coding sequences:
- the rpe gene encoding ribulose-phosphate 3-epimerase, which yields MAYSAKIGPSILSSDLSCLGSECVRMMESGADYLHLDVMDGHFVPNLTFGHPMVECLRKSVGQDPFFDMHMMVSRPEQWVKPMAAAGANQYTFHIESTTNPGNLIKEIRESGMKVGLAIKPGTTVEELAPWANQIDMALVMTVEPGFGGQKFMEDMMPKVSWLRSQFPSLDIEVDGGVGPDTIHKCAEAGANMIVSGSAVIGSEDPRSVIALLRTVVAEAIQKRSLDR from the exons ATGGCTTACAGTGCGAAAATCGGTCCGTCCATCCTGAGCAGCGACCTGTCCTGTCTGGGCAGCGAGTGTGTGCGGATGATGGAGAGCGGGGCAGACTACCTGCACCTCGACGTCATGGACGG gcACTTTGTCCCCAACCTCACATTTGGACATCCCATGGTAGAGTGCCTAAGGAAGTCAGTAGGCCAAGACCCTTTCTTTG ACATGCACATGATGGTGTCTCGGCCGGAGCAGTGGGTGAAGCCCATggctgcagctggagccaaCCAGTATACATTCCACATAGAGTCCACCACCAACCCTGGTAACCTCATCAAGGAGATAAGAGAGAGTGGTATGAAG GTGGGTCTGGCCATAAAGCCTGGTACCACTGTTGAAGAGCTCGCACCCTGGGCTAACCAGATCGACATGGCTCTGGTCATGACTGTTGAGCCTGGCTTCGGAGGACAGAAGTTCATGGAGGACATGATGCCCAAG GTGAGCTGGTTGAGAAGTCAGTTCCCTTCATTAGACATTGAAGTCGATGGAGGAGTCGGCCCTGACACCATTCACAAGTGTGCAGAG GCAGGAGCCAACATGATCGTGTCAGGCAGCGCTGTGATCGGCAGCGAGGACCCTCGCTCTGTCATCGCTCTCCTGCGCACCGTGGTGGCCGAAGCAATCCAGAAACGCTCGCTGGACCGCTGA